One Rhododendron vialii isolate Sample 1 chromosome 2a, ASM3025357v1 genomic region harbors:
- the LOC131315773 gene encoding crocetin glucosyltransferase, chloroplastic-like has protein sequence MDSCVRLLLVTLPGQGHINPGLQFAKRLVKMGVEVTYATAFSALNRMTKSATTPPGLTFIGFPNGHDGWEMDNMDHQMEELKRRGSEAVAKLITSQAEKGKPFMHVVYTTLVPWAGQVAHDLHVPSTFLWIQPATILDIYYYYLNGYGDSIGKNMNDPSWSVELPGLPPVTGSDLPSFLLASNTYNFALPLLKQHFDMIDAQNNPKVFVNSFDALESGALRAIEKLNLVAIGPLIPSAFLGGKDPSNNSFGGDLFQDSKAYIKWLDSKPSESIIYAAFGSYSPIAKQQMDEIAQGLLACGRPFLWVVRATEEEKLSYKEKLEQQGMIVPWCSQVEVLSHPSVGCFMSHCGWNSSLESLVSGVPIVAFPQWSDQVTNAKLIEDVWKTGIRVKPNLDQIVESDEIKRCIEMVMGRDEMRTNAKKWKDLAREAGKEGGSSDKNLKTFVDEVRARKVE, from the coding sequence ATGGATTCCTGTGTTCGACTTCTGCTGGTAACGCTTCCAGGGCAAGGGCATATCAATCCTGGCCTCCAATTCGCCAAACGACTTGTCAAAATGGGCGTCGAAGTCACTTACGCAACGGCCTTTTCCGCCCTCAATCGCATGACCAAAAGCGCGACCACTCCACCGGGCTTGACCTTTATCGGCTTCCCTAATGGCCACGACGGGTGGGAAATGGACAACATGGACCACCAGATGGAAGAGCTAAAGAGGCGCGGGTCGGAGGCTGTAGCAAAACTCATCACATCACAGGCTGAAAAAGGCAAGCCTTTCATGCATGTGGTTTATACCACACTCGTCCCTTGGGCAGGCCAAGTTGCACATGATCTTCATGTGCCGTCCACTTTCCTTTGGATTCAACCTGCCACCATCTTGGATATTTACTATTATTACTTGAATGGTTATGGGGATTCCATTGGGAAGAACATGAACGACCCCTCATGGTCAGTCGAATTACCGGGACTACCACCGGTAACCGGCAGTGACCTTCCCTCTTTTCTGCTTGCTTCAAACACCTATAATTTTGCACTTCCATTACTTAAACAGCATTTTGATATGATTGACGCCCAAAACAATCCCAAAGTATTTGTGAACTCCTTTGATGCTTTGGAGTCTGGAGCCCTAAGAGCAATCGAGAAGCTAAACTTGGTTGCTATTGGGCCGTTAATCCCGTCGGCTTTCTTGGGTGGAAAGGATCCGTCAAACAATTCTTTCGGAGGAGATCTCTTTCAAGATTCAAAAGCCTATATCAAATGGTTGGATTCAAAACCTAGTGAATCGATTATTTATGCAGCCTTTGGAAGCTATTCGCCAATAGCGAAGCAACAGATGGACGAAATTGCACAAGGGCTGCTTGCTTGTGGAAGGCCCTTTCTGTGGGTGGTAAGAGCCACTGAAGAAGAGAAGCTGAGTTATAAAGAGAAATTGGAACAGCAAGGGATGATAGTGCCGTGGTGTTCTCAAGTGGAGGTTTTGTCACACCCGTCAGTTGGATGTTTCATGTCTCATTGCGGGTGGAATTCTTCTTTGGAGAGCTTGGTTTCCGGGGTTCCAATTGTGGCTTTTCCACAATGGTCGGACCAAGTTACGAACGCAAAGCTTATCGAAGATGTTTGGAAGACTGGAATAAGAGTGAAACCGAATCTAGATCAAATAGTCGAGAGTGATGAGATTAAGAGGTGCATAGAAATGGTGATGGGAAGGGATGAAATGAGGACGAACGCTAAGAAGTGGAAGGATTTG